Proteins encoded within one genomic window of Mesobacillus subterraneus:
- a CDS encoding carbohydrate ABC transporter permease, with protein sequence MEKKSYQTNHRRIATALSIIPGLGQLYNKQYLKGIAFLILTGAFFGVFKDLLNMGLWGLFTLGEQTPRDHSIFLLVEGILALIVLLFGIGFYLFNLNDAYKTGLKRDMGERLSTVKEQYNNLIDNGFPYLIMSPGFLLLIFVVVFPIIFVVLLAFTNYDLYHSPPAKLVDWVGLKNFFDLFQLESWRQTFFSVLSWTIIWTFVATTFQVALGMFLAILVNQKDVKGKAIIRTVFILPWAVPAFVSILVFAGMFNESFGAINRDILGFFGIDPIPWMTEAMYTKIALIMIQTWLGFPFIFAMVTGVLQSIPEELYEAATVDGATNLQKFKNITLPLVLFATAPILITQYTFNFNNFNIIYLFNGGGPAVSGANAGGTDILISWIYSLTMTSAQYSKAAAITMLLSLIVIGVALWQFKRTKSFQEEDMM encoded by the coding sequence ATGGAGAAGAAATCCTATCAAACCAACCACCGCAGAATAGCAACAGCCCTTTCGATCATTCCTGGGCTAGGACAGCTATACAACAAACAATATTTAAAAGGAATCGCATTTCTTATTTTGACCGGTGCATTCTTCGGTGTATTTAAAGACCTGCTCAACATGGGTTTATGGGGACTGTTTACACTTGGGGAGCAGACGCCTCGTGACCATTCCATCTTCTTGTTGGTTGAGGGGATTCTGGCACTGATCGTCCTGCTCTTTGGAATCGGTTTCTATCTATTCAACTTAAATGATGCATATAAAACAGGCTTGAAAAGAGACATGGGAGAACGTCTTAGCACGGTTAAGGAGCAATATAATAACCTGATTGACAATGGATTCCCATACTTAATCATGTCACCGGGGTTCCTGCTTCTTATTTTCGTTGTTGTTTTTCCCATCATTTTCGTAGTCTTGCTCGCATTTACAAACTATGATCTTTACCACTCACCGCCTGCTAAGCTGGTTGATTGGGTAGGATTGAAAAACTTCTTTGATTTGTTCCAGTTAGAATCATGGCGTCAGACTTTCTTCTCTGTGTTATCATGGACAATCATCTGGACATTCGTCGCAACAACTTTCCAGGTTGCTTTGGGAATGTTCCTGGCGATACTCGTAAACCAGAAGGATGTAAAGGGAAAGGCCATCATCCGTACAGTATTTATCTTGCCTTGGGCAGTGCCAGCATTCGTTTCAATCCTTGTTTTCGCTGGTATGTTTAACGAATCATTCGGTGCCATCAATCGTGACATCCTTGGATTCTTTGGAATTGATCCAATTCCATGGATGACTGAGGCGATGTACACCAAAATTGCCTTGATCATGATTCAAACTTGGCTTGGTTTCCCATTCATCTTCGCGATGGTCACAGGGGTACTTCAATCCATTCCGGAAGAATTGTACGAAGCCGCAACTGTGGACGGCGCGACAAACTTACAGAAATTCAAGAACATCACATTGCCGCTCGTGCTTTTCGCTACTGCGCCAATCTTGATTACGCAATATACGTTCAACTTCAATAACTTTAATATCATTTATCTCTTCAACGGCGGAGGACCTGCAGTTTCTGGAGCAAATGCTGGCGGAACAGACATCCTGATTTCGTGGATTTACAGCCTGACGATGACATCTGCACAATATTCCAAAGCTGCTGCCATCACAATGCTTCTTTCTTTGATCGTTATTGGAGTAGCTCTATGGCAGTTCAAGAGAACGAAATCATTCCAAGAAGAGGATATGATGTAA
- a CDS encoding sugar ABC transporter substrate-binding protein translates to MKKALSIFMMLVLMIGALAACGPKEEENTGSKDNGEKTEDASKPEKLVVWEDKDKSGWLEKVAADFEKEHGIKIDFKEVEMATKMKEQLRLDGPAGTGPDIITLPHDQIGELAVQGHIAELNVSDEVKGTFSESSIGAQTFDGKLYGLPKSAETPVFIYNKALMTEVPATMEDLYEFAKANTKDSKYGFLALWDNFYFAHAPIGGNGGYVFGEKDGALDPQDLGLNNEGAVKGTEYIQKWYAEKLFPNGIIGENGGSAMDGLFNEGKVASVMNGPWAFGGMKDAGIDFGVAPFPKFADGTPMKTFMGVKGWHVSSYSKNQEWAVKFLEYITNDENAKYRFEQTAEVPTNVALVDDPAIAENEGAKAVALQTQDAVPMPNIPEMGEVWSPMASALQTVVTGKAKPQEALDSAVKQIEQQIQQNHSK, encoded by the coding sequence AAAACAGAAGACGCTTCCAAACCAGAGAAGCTAGTAGTTTGGGAAGACAAAGATAAGTCTGGCTGGCTTGAAAAAGTAGCTGCTGACTTTGAAAAAGAACACGGTATCAAAATCGACTTCAAAGAAGTAGAAATGGCAACTAAAATGAAAGAACAATTACGTCTTGACGGTCCTGCGGGAACTGGCCCAGACATCATCACTCTTCCACACGACCAAATCGGTGAGCTTGCAGTTCAGGGACACATTGCTGAACTTAATGTAAGCGACGAAGTGAAAGGTACTTTCTCTGAATCTTCAATCGGTGCTCAAACATTTGATGGAAAATTATACGGACTTCCTAAGTCTGCTGAAACTCCAGTATTCATCTACAACAAAGCTCTTATGACTGAAGTTCCTGCTACAATGGAAGATCTTTACGAATTCGCAAAAGCTAACACTAAAGACAGCAAATACGGTTTCCTTGCACTTTGGGATAACTTCTACTTTGCACACGCTCCAATCGGCGGTAACGGCGGATATGTATTCGGCGAAAAAGACGGAGCTCTTGATCCACAAGATCTTGGCTTGAACAACGAAGGCGCTGTAAAAGGTACTGAATACATCCAGAAGTGGTACGCTGAAAAGCTTTTCCCTAATGGAATCATCGGTGAAAACGGCGGATCTGCTATGGACGGACTATTCAACGAAGGTAAAGTTGCTTCTGTAATGAATGGACCATGGGCATTCGGCGGAATGAAAGATGCAGGCATCGATTTCGGTGTAGCTCCATTCCCTAAATTCGCTGATGGCACTCCAATGAAAACTTTCATGGGTGTAAAAGGATGGCACGTTTCTTCTTACTCTAAGAACCAAGAATGGGCTGTTAAGTTCCTTGAGTACATCACTAACGACGAAAATGCAAAATACCGTTTCGAACAAACAGCTGAAGTTCCAACAAACGTAGCTCTAGTTGACGATCCAGCAATCGCTGAGAACGAAGGCGCTAAAGCTGTTGCACTTCAAACTCAAGACGCAGTTCCAATGCCGAACATCCCGGAAATGGGTGAAGTTTGGTCTCCAATGGCAAGCGCATTGCAAACAGTTGTAACTGGCAAAGCTAAGCCACAGGAAGCTCTTGATTCTGCTGTAAAGCAAATCGAACAACAAATTCAGCAAAACCACTCAAAATAA
- a CDS encoding sugar ABC transporter permease, with translation MSIKRQKYIRLTLTYLVILAMFAIIIYPLLWIVGSSFNPGQSLSGSSIIPKNATLAHYKELFDTNQSAYLYWYWNSLKVSVLTMVFTVILVSLTAYSFSRYRFIGRKNSLMTFLILQMIPNFAALIAIFILALLTGLLDTHLGLILVYVGGAIPMNTWLMKGYLDTIPKELDESAKMDGAGHLRIFFQIVMPLATPIIAVVALFAFIAPFGDFILARILLRTEEKYTLAVGLYDMVAKQFGAEFTTFAAGAVLIAVPIAILFLSFQKYFVSGLTAGGTKG, from the coding sequence ATGAGTATCAAACGACAGAAATATATCAGACTGACACTAACGTATCTTGTAATTTTAGCCATGTTCGCGATTATTATCTACCCGCTCCTTTGGATTGTCGGCTCATCCTTCAATCCTGGACAAAGCTTGTCCGGCTCAAGTATCATTCCGAAAAATGCTACGCTTGCTCACTATAAGGAACTTTTCGATACTAACCAGAGCGCATACTTGTACTGGTACTGGAATTCTCTGAAAGTAAGTGTACTGACAATGGTATTCACAGTCATCCTTGTCAGCCTGACGGCGTATTCATTCTCACGCTACCGTTTTATCGGACGTAAAAACAGCTTGATGACATTTTTGATCCTGCAGATGATTCCAAACTTTGCAGCGCTGATTGCGATTTTCATCCTTGCATTATTGACTGGGTTACTTGACACCCATCTAGGCTTGATCCTTGTATACGTTGGTGGCGCAATTCCGATGAATACTTGGTTGATGAAGGGCTACCTTGATACAATTCCAAAAGAACTTGATGAATCAGCTAAAATGGACGGTGCGGGACATTTGAGGATTTTCTTCCAAATCGTCATGCCGCTTGCAACACCGATTATCGCTGTTGTGGCATTGTTCGCTTTCATCGCTCCATTCGGGGATTTCATCCTCGCGAGAATTCTCTTAAGAACAGAAGAAAAATACACACTTGCTGTTGGGCTGTATGATATGGTGGCCAAACAGTTCGGTGCAGAATTTACAACATTTGCTGCCGGTGCAGTTCTGATCGCCGTACCGATTGCAATCCTGTTCCTGTCATTCCAAAAATACTTTGTTTCTGGTTTGACGGCAGGCGGAACAAAAGGATAA